The Rhodocytophaga rosea genome has a segment encoding these proteins:
- a CDS encoding DNA/RNA non-specific endonuclease, with amino-acid sequence MANRSGRKTQGNRKLILFIILVIVVFLIYNNADKLNLPNIGDAKVIKTEKKKEEEPAKAPDKKKSSRKTEPKTAPATTSFDFENNLDFALPAFTDQDQIVRHQAYSLSYADEFEQPYWVAYQLTASEVKGKSERENDFRPDPDVKTGSATPDDYRGSGYDRGHLAPAADFKFSNKAMSESFFMSNMSPQAPEFNREIWEHLESRVRSWVKKDQVLYVVTGPVLKGKMSYIGRRNKVAVPPMYFKVILDLYQPDVKAIAFLMKNEGSNEPLESFAVTIDEVEKETGLDFFPLLPDDMEQKLESSLTISDWFKGK; translated from the coding sequence ATGGCCAATCGAAGCGGACGCAAAACCCAGGGAAACCGGAAACTCATCCTTTTTATCATTTTAGTAATTGTCGTATTTTTAATTTACAATAATGCCGACAAGCTGAATCTGCCTAATATTGGGGATGCAAAAGTAATTAAGACGGAGAAGAAAAAGGAGGAAGAGCCGGCCAAAGCGCCTGATAAAAAGAAGTCTTCCCGGAAAACTGAGCCTAAAACAGCTCCTGCTACTACCTCTTTCGATTTTGAAAACAACCTGGATTTTGCCCTGCCAGCTTTCACAGATCAAGACCAGATTGTGAGGCACCAGGCGTATTCGCTTTCCTATGCAGATGAATTTGAACAGCCTTACTGGGTAGCCTACCAGCTTACTGCCAGTGAAGTTAAAGGAAAATCGGAACGGGAAAATGATTTCCGTCCTGATCCGGATGTAAAAACCGGTTCTGCTACCCCAGACGATTACCGGGGTTCCGGCTATGACCGGGGACACCTTGCACCAGCCGCTGATTTTAAATTTTCAAATAAAGCCATGTCTGAGTCTTTTTTTATGAGCAACATGAGTCCGCAGGCACCGGAGTTTAACCGCGAAATCTGGGAGCACCTGGAATCACGGGTGAGAAGCTGGGTAAAAAAAGACCAGGTGTTGTATGTGGTGACTGGTCCGGTGTTGAAAGGCAAAATGTCATACATTGGCCGGAGAAACAAAGTAGCGGTGCCTCCCATGTACTTTAAAGTGATCCTGGACCTCTACCAACCGGATGTAAAGGCGATTGCTTTTCTGATGAAAAACGAAGGCTCTAATGAGCCTCTGGAATCGTTTGCCGTTACCATTGACGAAGTAGAAAAAGAAACCGGCCTGGATTTTTTCCCACTGCTTCCCGATGATATGGAACAAAAACTGGAAAGCTCTCTGACAATTAGTGATTGGTTTAAGGGGAAGTAA
- the aac(6') gene encoding aminoglycoside 6'-N-acetyltransferase — protein MHIERLSKDSLQALTVLMLELWPDCSFEEEYENNKEILRSGKETAFLYKVIKEDYIGFITVSLRTDYVEGAITSPVGYVEGIYVKPGYRQQGIGIQLLAAAEVWCKEKGCVEMGSDTELDNKLSQIFHQKAGFTEVNRIVCFKKDLR, from the coding sequence ATGCATATTGAACGTCTTTCTAAAGATTCCCTGCAAGCACTTACCGTGCTCATGCTGGAACTGTGGCCGGATTGTTCATTTGAAGAAGAATACGAAAATAATAAGGAAATACTCCGTTCAGGCAAAGAAACAGCTTTTCTGTACAAAGTCATAAAAGAAGACTATATTGGTTTTATTACCGTTTCTTTACGCACGGATTATGTAGAAGGTGCCATCACCTCACCAGTAGGCTATGTGGAAGGAATCTATGTAAAACCCGGATACCGGCAGCAAGGCATTGGTATACAATTGCTGGCGGCAGCAGAAGTCTGGTGTAAAGAGAAAGGTTGTGTAGAAATGGGTTCAGATACGGAATTGGATAATAAATTAAGCCAGATCTTTCACCAGAAAGCAGGATTTACAGAAGTGAACCGGATCGTTTGCTTTAAAAAGGACCTGCGATAG
- a CDS encoding PhoH family protein: MPRIKKEKKVFVLDTSVILYDHDAVKNFQEHDVAIPITVLEELDNFKKGNDTKNFEAREFIRFIDKLSGEHMLQNWIPLEGEGKGSFKVIMSSKSAVDAELIYDEKKADHKILNSALSLQEEDPKKKVILVTKDINLRLKAKALNLPAEDYETGKIKNVNTLYTGKTVLSDIPSAVITELYEVGFCDVKKVMPKKPRKNSFFILKSERNSVLAYYNPIEDRIEKVDKRAAYGIRPRNAEQTFAIHAILNPHIKLITIQGVAGTGKTLLALASALEQKKNYKQIFLARPIVPLSNKDIGYLPGDIKSKLNPYMEPLWDNLKFIQNQFEEHEKDFQKINEMLMKDVLHIMPLAYIRGRSLSNIIFIVDEAQNLTPHEVKTIITRAGENTKIIFTGDIYQIDTPYLDTQSNGLSYLIDRVQNHDLYTHITLEKGERSELANLANDLL; this comes from the coding sequence ATGCCCCGGATCAAAAAAGAAAAAAAAGTATTTGTGCTTGACACCTCTGTTATTTTATATGACCATGATGCCGTTAAAAACTTCCAGGAACATGATGTAGCTATTCCCATTACAGTGCTGGAAGAACTGGATAATTTCAAAAAAGGCAACGACACCAAGAATTTTGAAGCCAGAGAGTTTATCCGCTTTATTGATAAATTATCCGGCGAACATATGCTTCAGAACTGGATTCCGCTGGAAGGAGAAGGCAAGGGAAGTTTTAAGGTAATTATGAGTTCCAAAAGCGCTGTGGATGCTGAATTAATATATGACGAAAAAAAAGCCGATCATAAAATTCTGAATTCTGCCCTGAGCCTGCAGGAAGAAGACCCGAAGAAAAAAGTGATTTTAGTTACTAAAGACATTAACCTGCGCCTGAAAGCCAAAGCGCTGAACCTTCCGGCCGAAGATTATGAAACTGGTAAGATTAAAAACGTAAATACGCTTTATACTGGTAAAACGGTACTCAGCGATATACCATCCGCAGTAATTACTGAACTGTATGAGGTGGGTTTTTGCGATGTGAAAAAGGTAATGCCTAAAAAGCCCCGTAAAAACAGTTTTTTTATTCTCAAAAGCGAACGCAATTCTGTTCTTGCCTACTATAATCCCATAGAAGACCGCATTGAAAAGGTGGACAAACGGGCAGCATACGGCATCCGTCCCAGGAATGCGGAACAGACCTTTGCCATTCATGCCATTCTCAATCCCCATATTAAACTTATTACTATTCAGGGCGTAGCGGGAACTGGTAAAACGTTACTGGCATTGGCCAGTGCCCTGGAACAAAAAAAGAACTACAAACAGATCTTCCTGGCCCGCCCGATTGTACCGCTCAGCAACAAAGATATTGGATACCTGCCCGGCGATATTAAATCCAAATTGAATCCGTATATGGAGCCCTTGTGGGACAACCTGAAGTTTATCCAGAACCAGTTTGAGGAGCACGAAAAGGATTTCCAGAAGATCAATGAAATGCTCATGAAAGACGTGCTTCATATTATGCCACTGGCGTATATCCGGGGAAGAAGTTTGTCGAACATCATATTTATTGTGGATGAAGCCCAGAACCTGACTCCTCATGAGGTGAAAACCATTATTACCAGGGCGGGGGAAAATACAAAAATCATCTTTACCGGTGATATTTACCAGATTGATACGCCTTACCTGGATACGCAAAGCAATGGCCTTTCCTACCTGATCGACCGGGTACAAAACCATGATCTGTACACCCACATCACCCTGGAAAAAGGCGAACGTTCAGAACTGGCCAACCTGGCAAATGACCTGTTGTAA
- a CDS encoding class I SAM-dependent methyltransferase, producing the protein MPLLSKRNEMAVNFDTIAYFYDQLSKVVFGKALQQSQWCTLPFIPVQATVLILGGGSGWYLKSLLQERQVKKIVYVEASAAMLRLSQQNIASVSCSTEIEFRLGTEKSIRYDEKFDVVITHFVLDLFPEPQVNSMIHLLYPALHQNGIWLCSDFELSGQQAGQWWKKSLISAMYIFFRWVSKVKARVLPDIHGLLVSCHLHCQYEATFYRGLIAARVYRKGDKSAVLKSES; encoded by the coding sequence ATGCCTCTGTTATCTAAACGCAATGAGATGGCTGTAAATTTTGATACAATCGCTTACTTCTATGATCAGCTTTCAAAGGTAGTTTTTGGAAAGGCTTTGCAACAAAGCCAGTGGTGTACCTTGCCTTTTATTCCGGTACAAGCTACGGTATTGATTCTGGGCGGGGGTAGTGGCTGGTATCTGAAATCTTTATTGCAAGAGCGGCAGGTTAAAAAAATAGTGTATGTGGAGGCTTCTGCTGCGATGCTGCGTTTATCGCAACAGAATATAGCTTCTGTATCCTGTTCTACAGAAATTGAATTTCGTCTGGGTACAGAAAAAAGTATTCGTTACGATGAAAAATTTGATGTAGTAATTACTCATTTTGTGCTCGACCTGTTTCCGGAACCGCAGGTAAATTCCATGATTCATCTTCTTTATCCTGCCCTGCATCAAAACGGGATCTGGCTATGTAGCGATTTTGAACTTTCTGGTCAGCAAGCCGGGCAATGGTGGAAAAAAAGCCTGATCTCAGCTATGTATATTTTCTTCCGGTGGGTAAGTAAAGTTAAAGCCAGAGTATTGCCAGACATACATGGATTGTTGGTTTCCTGCCATTTACACTGCCAATACGAAGCCACTTTTTATAGAGGTTTGATTGCCGCCAGGGTGTACCGGAAAGGAGATAAATCCGCAGTGCTCAAAAGTGAAAGCTGA
- a CDS encoding DUF4864 domain-containing protein — MLIHLSIDQPMPSPDILPQQVVAIQLKALQDNDETNTGISITFNFAAPDNKAYTGPLDKFIQLVKNPVYAPLLNFKKCEVNKIHIEGDEAQQIVIITDQTGKKSAFLFSLSKQQNGPYQNCWMTDSVIRLAYEDKLVKA; from the coding sequence ATGCTTATTCATCTCTCGATTGACCAGCCCATGCCATCCCCGGACATATTGCCGCAGCAGGTAGTGGCCATACAACTGAAAGCTTTGCAGGATAATGACGAAACGAATACAGGCATATCTATTACCTTCAACTTTGCCGCTCCGGATAACAAAGCCTATACCGGGCCATTAGACAAGTTTATTCAACTGGTTAAAAATCCGGTATATGCACCTTTGCTGAATTTTAAGAAATGCGAGGTAAATAAAATACATATAGAAGGTGATGAAGCCCAGCAGATCGTAATTATAACGGATCAGACTGGCAAAAAATCTGCATTTTTATTCTCATTATCTAAACAGCAAAATGGCCCGTATCAGAATTGCTGGATGACAGACAGTGTGATCAGACTGGCGTATGAAGATAAACTGGTAAAAGCCTGA
- the arfB gene encoding alternative ribosome rescue aminoacyl-tRNA hydrolase ArfB gives MNQPPHQRDFSSELHFATSRSGGAGGQHVNKVSSKVELRFHVDNSAILGEEEKQVLKAKLANKINGEGYLQLISQAERSQLLNKQQVVKKFYQLLEKSFRPVKARKATKPTAASIQERITDKKRNARKKATRNRDSFNDDL, from the coding sequence ATGAATCAACCTCCTCATCAGCGGGATTTTTCAAGTGAACTGCATTTTGCCACTTCCCGGAGCGGAGGTGCCGGAGGCCAGCATGTAAACAAAGTGTCCTCGAAAGTGGAATTACGCTTTCATGTGGACAATTCGGCGATTCTGGGTGAAGAGGAAAAACAGGTATTAAAAGCCAAACTGGCCAATAAAATCAATGGCGAAGGATATTTGCAGCTTATTTCCCAGGCAGAACGCAGCCAGTTGCTCAATAAACAACAAGTAGTAAAGAAATTTTACCAGTTGCTAGAAAAAAGTTTCCGTCCGGTAAAAGCACGCAAAGCCACCAAACCTACAGCTGCTTCCATACAGGAAAGAATCACCGATAAAAAACGGAATGCCCGGAAAAAAGCTACCAGAAACCGCGATAGCTTCAATGACGATTTGTAG